ATCCCGTAGAAGGAGCATGTCGAAAGCGTCAGGATGGTCGAAGTTCTGCTTCGAGCGCTCTTCGTAAGGCAGATGGCTCAAATCTTTGTAGTAGGAATCCTGCTTTATGATGGTGACCTTGTCGGAGCCGAGTTCCTTGTCTATAGTGTCGGCGACGAGCGTCTTGCCTGAGCCCGATCCGCCTGCTATCCCAATCAATATGCCACGACTCATAAGACTCCTGTCTGCGTCACGAGCTGGAATCGCTCACAATGTCCACGTTGTCAACGACGCCCACGATCACCGTTCTCACGGGTCCCCTCTCCATTCCCAGTACTTGCGATGCGGCGTTGCCCTCATCGGCCACCAGCACTACGTCTCCGCTACCTGCGTCCACGCTGTCCACGGCGAGCACGGTCTTCCCCGTGGGAGCCAGGGAAGAGTCCAGGGGTCGAACAAGGAGAATCTTTCTACCGTGGAGGTCGTTATGCTTTATTGTTGCAACTATCTTGCCTACGACCTGCGCAAGGAACATCTTTGCATCCCGCTAACGTCTCTACGGAGACGGAATTGTGTGCCTGAACCAATTCGGCGATCTCGTCGACCTTGTGCTTTTTCTCCAGCAGGTTTACCACGTCCGTGTCGAGAATGTGAATGGAGGTCATCTTCCGCACTCTGTCAAACCACTCTTCGTAAGCTTCGTCCAGAATCCTCAAATAATCGAGCGTAATGGATTTCTCGCTTTCCCTCCCTCTGTTCTTGATTCTCTCGAGAAGGCTTTCGGGCTTCGCCTTCAGAAATATTATCAAATCGGGAGGTCTGATGAAATCGAGCATCGCGTCAAAGAGAGCCGTGTAGTTGGCGTAATCCCTGTCGCAAAGGTGGCCGAGACGGTTGAGCGTTCTGGCAAACACCTCCGCGTCTTCGTATATCGTCCTGTCCTGGATGAAAGAGATGCCGGCCTCCAACATTCGCTTCTGGGCTTGAAATCTCTTCGAGAGGAAAAAAATCTGGAGGTGAAAACTCCAGCGATCCATGTCGGCGTAAAAGTCGTC
The sequence above is a segment of the Candidatus Eisenbacteria bacterium genome. Coding sequences within it:
- a CDS encoding EutN/CcmL family microcompartment protein, whose amino-acid sequence is MFLAQVVGKIVATIKHNDLHGRKILLVRPLDSSLAPTGKTVLAVDSVDAGSGDVVLVADEGNAASQVLGMERGPVRTVIVGVVDNVDIVSDSSS
- a CDS encoding deoxynucleoside kinase — its product is MKNKSFFLGIAGNIGAGKTLLTRELSMRTNWHAYYEPVIDNPYLDDFYADMDRWSFHLQIFFLSKRFQAQKRMLEAGISFIQDRTIYEDAEVFARTLNRLGHLCDRDYANYTALFDAMLDFIRPPDLIIFLKAKPESLLERIKNRGRESEKSITLDYLRILDEAYEEWFDRVRKMTSIHILDTDVVNLLEKKHKVDEIAELVQAHNSVSVETLAGCKDVPCAGRRQDSCNNKA